In Leisingera sp. NJS204, the following are encoded in one genomic region:
- a CDS encoding DMT family transporter, translating to MPVHYIYLIIAVAAETIGTTALQASQQFSKLGPSLIVLVAYAFSFYMMGLTLKFMPVGIVYAIWSGLGILLIAVIAFIVFGQKLDLPAVIGMVLIMSGIIIIHLFSKSSAH from the coding sequence ATGCCGGTTCACTATATCTACCTGATTATTGCGGTTGCTGCAGAAACCATTGGCACAACGGCCCTGCAGGCCAGTCAGCAGTTCAGCAAACTTGGACCGTCGCTGATCGTTCTGGTCGCTTATGCGTTTTCCTTTTACATGATGGGGCTGACACTCAAATTCATGCCGGTGGGTATTGTCTATGCGATCTGGTCGGGTCTTGGCATCCTGCTGATAGCTGTTATTGCCTTCATTGTTTTTGGGCAGAAGCTGGATCTGCCAGCCGTGATCGGCATGGTGCTGATCATGTCCGGCATCATCATCATTCACCTGTTTTCCAAGTCTTCGGCCCATTAG
- a CDS encoding class II glutamine amidotransferase: MCRWAAYTGAKVFLEDIISIPAHSLIAQSQKAVECKTATNGDGFGIAWYGQRTEPGLYRDVSPAWSDCNLRALVNQVQSGLFLAHVRASTGSATSRNNCHPFAAGRWSFMHNGQVGGFENFRRHADMCIPDELYQHRKGATDSEVLFLLALREGLDIDPKAALERAAGRMEALSRARGRTPHMRLSVAMSDGETLYAARYSSDSIAPSVYYRWSHSLKGWAVVSEPLEDTGEAWSELQPGEFLTLTSQGAETQPFQPFLE; this comes from the coding sequence ATGTGCCGCTGGGCTGCCTACACCGGTGCCAAAGTCTTTTTGGAAGACATCATTTCAATACCTGCGCATTCGCTGATAGCGCAAAGCCAAAAGGCGGTCGAATGCAAGACTGCGACCAACGGCGACGGGTTCGGCATTGCATGGTACGGGCAGCGGACCGAGCCGGGGCTCTACCGCGATGTTTCCCCCGCATGGTCGGACTGTAATCTGCGTGCGCTGGTGAACCAGGTTCAATCCGGTCTTTTCCTGGCGCATGTTCGGGCCTCAACCGGATCCGCTACCAGCCGTAACAATTGCCATCCTTTCGCAGCCGGGAGATGGAGTTTCATGCACAACGGCCAGGTCGGCGGGTTTGAGAATTTCCGCCGCCATGCAGACATGTGCATCCCTGATGAGCTGTATCAACACCGCAAAGGGGCTACTGACAGCGAAGTGCTGTTTCTTCTGGCCCTGCGCGAAGGCCTGGACATTGATCCGAAAGCGGCGCTGGAACGGGCGGCGGGCCGCATGGAGGCTTTGTCGCGGGCTCGGGGCCGAACACCGCATATGCGGTTGTCCGTAGCCATGTCGGATGGAGAGACGCTTTATGCGGCGCGCTACTCCTCTGACAGTATCGCACCTTCGGTCTACTACCGCTGGAGCCACAGCCTGAAGGGATGGGCGGTTGTATCGGAACCGCTTGAGGACACAGGTGAAGCATGGAGTGAACTGCAACCGGGGGAGTTTCTGACGCTGACCTCCCAAGGCGCGGAAACGCAACCGTTTCAGCCGTTTCTGGAGTGA
- a CDS encoding HD domain-containing protein encodes MSDRLDAQFAFLLEADKLRRIDRQNLIIDCSRRENSAEHSWHLALYALVLAPFAAPEVDILRAVRMLLLHDLVEIDAGDHPITDKVDWDAVAQAEDAAAKRLFGLLPADQGTDLLGLWQEFEAAESPDARFAKRVDHCQPIFQTLYGTNPLDWHVDVVRQNLNGGRAAALEQDFPEAYHHALALLNEDTSFDCSRLTARLPFLNEADKLKLITRASKLGDGSRHENSAEHSWHIMLYAWILAEHSAGPLDVDRVLQMLLLHDLVEIDAGDAPIHGVTDPAALAALAAKEEAAADRLFGLLPADQGLPMRAIWEEFEAAESADAVFAKSIDRVQPVLLNLLNGGGSWVDYDVSLPQLDTRVGGKVSRGTPDVWTYVRAKIEPWFRAAGRL; translated from the coding sequence ATGAGCGACCGGCTGGACGCGCAGTTCGCCTTCTTGCTGGAAGCGGACAAGCTTCGCCGTATTGACCGCCAAAACCTGATCATTGATTGCAGCCGGCGCGAAAACTCGGCGGAACACAGCTGGCATCTGGCGCTTTATGCGTTGGTGCTGGCACCGTTTGCTGCGCCAGAGGTGGATATTCTCCGCGCTGTCCGGATGCTGCTGCTGCATGATCTGGTCGAAATCGACGCCGGCGATCATCCGATCACGGATAAGGTCGATTGGGACGCTGTAGCACAGGCAGAAGACGCCGCCGCCAAGCGCCTGTTCGGCCTTCTTCCCGCAGATCAGGGCACTGACTTGTTAGGCCTGTGGCAGGAATTCGAGGCCGCGGAAAGCCCCGATGCGCGTTTTGCCAAACGGGTAGACCATTGCCAGCCGATTTTCCAAACGCTTTACGGCACCAATCCTTTGGATTGGCATGTCGATGTGGTCCGGCAAAACCTGAATGGCGGGCGCGCAGCCGCGCTGGAGCAGGATTTCCCCGAAGCCTATCACCACGCATTGGCTCTCCTGAACGAAGATACCAGCTTTGACTGCAGCCGTCTGACAGCCCGCCTGCCCTTCCTGAATGAGGCGGATAAACTGAAGCTGATCACCCGCGCGTCCAAACTGGGCGATGGGTCACGCCACGAAAACTCAGCCGAGCACAGCTGGCACATCATGTTGTATGCTTGGATTCTGGCAGAACACAGCGCCGGCCCGCTAGATGTGGACCGGGTGCTGCAAATGCTGCTGCTGCATGATCTCGTGGAGATCGACGCCGGTGATGCGCCGATCCACGGCGTGACTGATCCCGCAGCCCTTGCCGCGCTTGCGGCAAAGGAAGAAGCAGCCGCAGACCGCCTGTTTGGCCTGCTGCCTGCCGATCAAGGCCTGCCGATGCGGGCGATCTGGGAAGAGTTCGAGGCGGCAGAGAGTGCTGACGCTGTTTTCGCCAAATCCATCGACCGGGTCCAGCCAGTGCTGCTCAACCTGTTGAACGGCGGCGGCAGCTGGGTCGACTATGACGTGAGCCTGCCGCAGCTGGACACCCGCGTCGGCGGCAAGGTCAGCCGCGGCACACCGGACGTCTGGACCTATGTCCGGGCAAAGATTGAACCTTGGTTCCGCGCGGCCGGACGTTTGTAA
- a CDS encoding alpha/beta hydrolase, translating into MPEVIFPGPEGRLEGRYHPQKEKDAPIAIVLHPHPQFGGTMNNKVVYNLHYAFYNMGFTVLRFNFRGVGRSQGEYDQGVGELSDAASALDYLQSMNTNSKHCWVAGFSFGAWIGMQLLMRRPEITGFISVAPPANMYDFSFLAPCPSSGLIINGTSDRVAPPADTANLVGKLHEQKGITITHTEIEGADHFFQEPHMDTMIGDVSDYVKRRLTENSR; encoded by the coding sequence ATGCCCGAGGTCATCTTTCCTGGACCCGAAGGCCGCCTCGAAGGCCGCTATCACCCGCAAAAAGAAAAAGACGCCCCGATCGCCATCGTGCTGCACCCGCATCCGCAGTTCGGCGGAACCATGAACAACAAGGTGGTCTATAACCTCCACTACGCGTTCTACAACATGGGCTTTACGGTTCTGCGGTTCAATTTCCGCGGCGTCGGCCGCAGCCAGGGCGAATACGACCAAGGTGTGGGCGAGCTGTCGGATGCGGCGTCGGCGCTGGATTACCTGCAGTCGATGAACACCAATTCCAAGCATTGCTGGGTTGCGGGCTTTTCGTTCGGCGCCTGGATCGGCATGCAGCTGTTGATGCGCCGCCCGGAGATTACCGGCTTCATCTCAGTTGCGCCGCCGGCCAACATGTATGACTTTTCCTTCCTGGCGCCCTGCCCGTCTTCCGGTCTGATCATCAACGGCACATCCGACCGTGTGGCGCCGCCTGCAGATACCGCCAATCTGGTTGGCAAACTGCATGAGCAGAAGGGGATCACCATCACTCATACCGAGATCGAGGGTGCGGATCACTTCTTCCAGGAGCCGCATATGGACACGATGATCGGCGATGTGTCCGATTACGTGAAGCGCCGCCTGACCGAGAACAGCCGCTGA
- a CDS encoding Rrf2 family transcriptional regulator yields MKLSTKGRYAMVALADIALQPQGKLVPLGDISKRQDISLPYLEQLFVKLRRAGLVESVRGPGGGYRLAMVPSEIRVVDVLSAVDETVDAMHKGAGASGALSGSRAQSLTNRLWEGLSAHVYVFLHQTRLSDVIKNDLAPCPAVPSLFAVVDE; encoded by the coding sequence ATGAAGCTTTCAACCAAAGGGCGCTATGCAATGGTTGCGCTGGCGGATATCGCGCTGCAGCCGCAGGGCAAATTGGTGCCGCTGGGCGACATCTCCAAGCGGCAGGATATCTCGCTGCCGTATCTGGAGCAGTTGTTTGTCAAGCTGCGCCGTGCGGGTCTGGTCGAGTCGGTGCGCGGCCCTGGCGGCGGCTACCGCCTGGCGATGGTGCCATCAGAGATCCGGGTGGTCGATGTGCTGTCTGCCGTGGATGAAACGGTTGATGCGATGCACAAAGGGGCGGGCGCCTCGGGCGCGCTGTCCGGCAGCCGGGCGCAGTCGCTGACCAACCGTCTGTGGGAGGGTTTGAGTGCGCATGTTTATGTGTTTCTGCATCAAACCCGTCTGTCGGATGTGATCAAGAATGATCTGGCGCCATGCCCGGCGGTGCCCAGCCTGTTTGCTGTCGTGGATGAATGA
- a CDS encoding cysteine desulfurase family protein — protein sequence MTRVYLDHNATAILRPEARAAMIAAMEVCGNPSSVHAEGRAAKALVEKARAQVAAAFGADGADIVFTSGSTEGASLALAGRDLHGAPVEHDAVRAWTVEDLEVSADGTVRVTDPASCTVQLANSETGIVQHLPDGLAVTDATQAFGKLPVAFNWLGAQMALISAHKLGGPKGIGAVVIKRGTDLPAQIKGGGQEMGRRSGTENVIGIAGFGAAAEAAAKDLANGVWDRVAELRNILEKALVSGASHTIFVGKDQRRLPNTLCFATPGWKGETQVMQMDLAGFAISAGSACSSGKVRASAVLTAMGYDEATAQGAIRVSLGPETTEEDVLRFADAWLLKEKKHRARAA from the coding sequence ATGACACGCGTTTATCTTGACCATAATGCCACCGCCATTCTGCGCCCCGAGGCGCGGGCGGCTATGATCGCGGCGATGGAAGTCTGCGGCAACCCGTCGTCGGTGCATGCCGAAGGCCGTGCCGCCAAGGCGCTGGTTGAGAAGGCGCGGGCGCAGGTGGCGGCTGCTTTTGGGGCTGACGGCGCGGATATTGTGTTCACCTCCGGATCCACGGAAGGTGCATCGCTGGCATTGGCGGGCCGCGATCTGCATGGCGCCCCGGTAGAGCATGATGCGGTGCGCGCCTGGACGGTGGAAGATCTTGAGGTAAGTGCCGATGGGACGGTCAGGGTTACCGATCCCGCATCCTGCACAGTACAATTGGCCAATTCCGAAACCGGCATTGTGCAGCACTTGCCGGACGGGCTGGCGGTGACGGATGCGACCCAGGCTTTTGGAAAATTGCCAGTGGCGTTCAACTGGCTGGGCGCGCAAATGGCGCTGATTTCTGCACATAAACTGGGCGGACCCAAGGGCATCGGCGCGGTTGTGATCAAACGCGGTACCGACCTGCCTGCGCAGATTAAGGGTGGCGGTCAGGAAATGGGCCGCCGGTCGGGCACTGAAAATGTCATTGGAATCGCGGGTTTCGGCGCCGCAGCTGAAGCAGCGGCAAAAGATCTGGCAAATGGTGTCTGGGACAGGGTTGCAGAACTTAGAAATATTCTAGAAAAGGCGCTTGTGTCTGGCGCAAGCCATACTATTTTTGTCGGGAAGGATCAGAGGCGGCTGCCGAACACCCTGTGTTTTGCGACGCCGGGCTGGAAGGGCGAAACCCAGGTCATGCAGATGGATCTGGCGGGATTTGCCATCAGCGCGGGCAGCGCCTGTTCCAGCGGCAAGGTGCGCGCCAGCGCGGTGCTGACCGCAATGGGGTATGACGAGGCAACGGCGCAGGGCGCAATCCGCGTGTCGCTGGGGCCTGAGACAACAGAAGAAGACGTGCTGCGCTTTGCCGATGCGTGGCTGTTAAAAGAAAAGAAACATCGCGCCCGTGCGGCGTGA